One window of the Nyctibius grandis isolate bNycGra1 chromosome 21, bNycGra1.pri, whole genome shotgun sequence genome contains the following:
- the CACYBP gene encoding calcyclin-binding protein: MAVAREELQKDLEEVKELLTKATRKRLHDVLMTEKHKLELEIKNQPPPKPKDAAEEEKSSLGGYTVKINNYGWDQSDKFIKIYISLNGVQKLPAENVQVNFTERSFDLLVKNLNGKNYTMTFNNLLKPISVEGSSRKIKTDTVLVMCRKKREEKWECLTQVEKESKEKEKAAYDTSDPSEGLMNLLKKMYAEGDDEMKRTINKAWVESREKQSKGDAPMDI, translated from the exons ATGGCCGTCGCACGCGAGGAG TTACAGAAAGATTTGGAAGAGGTTAAAGAATTGCTTACAAAAGCCACAAGGAAGCGACTTCATGATGTCCTGATGACAGAGAAACACAAGCTAGAGCTAGAAATCAAGAACCAGCCTCCACCGAAGCCGAAAGatgcagcagaggaagaaaagtcaTCACTGGGAGGGTacacagtgaaaataaacaattaTG GTTGGGATCAGTCAGATAAGTTTATTAAGATTTACATCTCTTTAAATGGAGTCCAGAAGCTTCCAGCTGAGAATGTGCAGGTGAATTTCACAGAGAG GTCCTTCGATCTGCTAGTGAAGAATCTGAATGGGAAGAACTACACCATGACCTTCAACAACCTCCTGAAACCCATCTCTGTGGAAGGCAGCTCTAGAAAG ATAAAGACAGACACAGTCCTTGTGATGTGTAGGAAGAAGCGGGAGGAAAAATGGGAATGTCTCACgcaagtggaaaaagaaagcaaagagaaaga GAAGGCTGCCTACGACACCTCAGATCCTAGTGAAGGGCTTAtgaaccttttaaaaaagatgtatGCGGAAGGGGATGATGAAATGAAGCGCACCATCAACAAAGCCTGGgttgaaagcagagaaaagcaatcCAAAGGGGACGCACCAATGGATATTTGA
- the MRPS14 gene encoding small ribosomal subunit protein uS14m, giving the protein MAAAALGWALRAARQVLPSPCTRQVRGYYVDWRMLRDVKRRKLAYEYADERLRINAIRKNTILPKELQEVADKEIADLPRDSCPTRIRNRCILTSRPRGVKRRWRLSRIVFRHFADHAQMSGIQRAMW; this is encoded by the exons ATGGCGGCCGCGGCGCTGGGCTGGGCGCTGCGGGCCGCTCGGCAG GTTCTCCCCTCACCCTGCACAAGGCAAGTGCGGGGCTACTACGTGGACTGGAGGATGCTGCGGGACGTCAAGAGGAGGAAACTGGCGTACGAGTACGCGGACGAGAGGCTGCGGATCAACGCCATCCGCAAGAACACCATCCTCCCCAAGGAGCTGCAG GAAGTGGCTGATAAAGAGATTGCTGACTTGCCCCGGGACAGCTGCCCTACGAGGATCCGAAATAGGTGCATCCTGACATCCCGCCCTCGGGGGGTGAAGCGGCGCTGGAGGCTCAGCAGAATCGTTTTCCGCCATTTTGCTGACCACGCTCAGATGTCTGGGATACAGAGGGCTATGTGGTAG
- the TNN gene encoding LOW QUALITY PROTEIN: tenascin-N (The sequence of the model RefSeq protein was modified relative to this genomic sequence to represent the inferred CDS: inserted 1 base in 1 codon; substituted 1 base at 1 genomic stop codon) — translation MLLCILVVLWPSVSHCSGRGTFFYETCSCKCAKGWEGSDCSHPTCPSHCSGHGHCDGGKCICGEPYFGKDWSQQLCPENCSGNGICDTAKGXCQCYEELIGEDCSGKGFCDTGECYWHGGFFGLDCSQVLAPQSLQLLNSTESSLAVSWDQMIDVDNYLISYYPVGYETLMKQVHVPKEQLSYEIVGLRPSTTYNVMVCHVKKGIASEPKNLEASTVLSALSAIWVMEELEHSLEVDWENPPTDVDYYKLKFRSLGEMDEKQVMVPKSNDPKSRHIRTGVDSPTNVAMDRVTEDTATVSWNKAEAPIDRYMVXYTSSDGDTKEMEVGSENDITLLDLKPGMEYVIHIWAEKGPQRSQKASTTAVTEIDNPAHLVTDQVTEDTAAVSWDRVQALTEKGARQSKRISTEAVTEMDSPKNLVTNRVTEDSATISWDSVQAHVDRYMVSYTSAEGDPKEIEVGKDRSITTLTGLKPGMKYTIHLWAELGSKQSKRVSIDTLTGLDKLHNLTSSSPIRHELRVDLRTASESVYAAYDFFQVASSRDRYRLSARNYRGNAGDAMTYHNGWKFTTWDRDNDVALSNCALTHHGAWWYKNCHLANLNGKYGESKHSEGVNWEPWKGHEFSIPFTEMKICSQSSSNEPILGRKKRSLSGKRKMIRA, via the exons ATGCTGTTGTGCATCCTGGTGGTGCTCTGGCCAAGTGTCTCACACTGCAGTGGCCGTGGGACTTTCTTCTATGAGACTTGCAGCTGTAAGTGTGCCAAGGGCTGGGAGGGCAGTGACTGCTCCCACCCCACCTGCCCCAGCCACTGCAGCGGCCATGGGCACTGCGACGGTGGGAAGTGTATCTGTGGTGAGCCTTACTTTGGTAAGGACTGGAGCCAGCAGCTCTGTCCTGAGAACTGCAGCGGCAACGGGATCTGTGACACAGCCAAAG GCTGCCAGTGCTACGAGGAGCTCATCGGAGAGGACTGCAGTGGCAAGGGGTTCTGTGACACAGGAGAGTGCTACTGGCACGGTGGCTTCTTTGGCCTTGACTGCTCCCAGG TGCTTGCTCCTCAGagcctgcagctgctgaacTCCACAGAGAGCTCTCTGGCTGTCAGCTGGGATCAAATGATTGATGTGGATAATTACCTCATTAGTTATTATCCAGTAGGATATGAGACATTGATGAAACAAGTCCATGTGCCCAAAGAGCAGCTCAGCTATGAGATTGTGGGTCTCCGCCCCAGCACCACATACAACGTCATGGTTTGTCATGTGAAGAAGGGGATTGCTAGTGAGCCCAAGAATCTAGAAGCAAGTACAG TCCTGTCTGCACTCAGTGCCATCTGGGtgatggaggagctggagcactcCCTGGAAGTAGACTGGGAGAACCCGCCAACAGATGTGGATTATTACAAGCTGAAGTTCAGATCCCTGGGGGAGATGGATGAGAAGCAGGTCATGGTGCCCAAAAGCAATGACCCCAAGAGCAGACACATCAGGACTG GAGTTGATAGCCCAACCAATGTGGCAATGGACCGAGTGACAGAGGATACAGCCACTGTCTCATGGAATAAAGCTGAGGCTCCCATAGACAGGTACATGGTGTGATACACCTCATCTGATGGCGACACCAAGGAAATGGAGGTGGGGAGTGAAAATGACATCACCTTGCTGGATCTGAAGCCAGGCATGGAATATGTCATCCACATCTGGGCAGAGAAGGGACCCCAGCGGAGCCAGAAGGCAAGCACCACAGCTGTGACAG AAATCGACAACCCGGCTCACCTGGTGACTGACCAAGTGACAGAGGACACAGCTGCCGTCTCCTGGGACAGGGTCCAGGCTCTCACAG AGAAGGGAGCCCGGCAGAGCAAGAGGATCAGCACTGAGGCAGTGACAG AAATGGACAGTCCAAAGAACCTGGTAACTAACCGAGTGACAGAGGACTCGGCCACAATCTCCTGGGATAGCGTCCAAGCTCACGTAGACAGGTATATGGTGAGCTACACTTCTGCTGAAGGGGACCCCAAGGAAATAGAAGTGGGGAAGGACAGGAGCATTACCACCCTGACAGGACTGAAACCAGGCATGAAATACACCATCCATctctgggcagagctgggaagcaAGCAGAGCAAGAGAGTGAGCATTGACACGCTGACAG gtcTTGACAAGCTGCACAATCTCACAAGCAGCAGCCCCATCCGCCATGAGCTCCGGGTGGATTTGCGGACAGCCAGTGAATCTGTCTATGCTGCCTATGACTTCTTCCAGGTTGCCTCAAGCAGGGACAGATACAGGCTGTCTGCGAGGAATTACAGAGGCAATGCTG GGGATGCAATGACCTACCACAACGGCTGGAAGTTCACAACGTGGGACAGAGACAATGATGTGGCTCTCAGCAACTGTGCTCTGACACACCACGGTGCATGGTGGTACAAGAACTGCCACTTGGCCAACCTCAATGGGAAATATGGGGAGAGCAAGCACAGCGAG GGCGTTAACTGGGAGCCATGGAAAGGCCATGAATTCTCCATCCCTTTTACTGAGATGAAGATCTGTTCTCAGTCTTCCAGTAATGAGCCAATCCTGGGTAGGAAGAAGAGGTCTCTAtcagggaagaggaagatgatCAGGGCTTAA
- the KIAA0040 gene encoding uncharacterized protein KIAA0040 homolog, with protein MEQKISSFFNSILELIRTKHEEGVFNTVCLAVLMGLPFVVLIAFIFICCHCCFCSRRRESRKKGGPSSNGQLHAEKNKKKKKKKKKDEEDLWISAQPKLLLLDKRPSLPI; from the coding sequence ATGGAGCAGAAGATCAGCTCTTTCTTTAATTCCATCTTGGAGCTCATCCGTACCAAGCATGAGGAAGGCGTCTTCAACACCGTCTGCCTGGCCGTGCTCATGGGTCTGCCCTTCGTTGTCCTCATTGCATTCATTTTCatctgctgccactgctgcttctgcagccggaggagagaaagcaggaagaaaggtGGCCCCAGCAGCAATGGGCAGCTGCACGCtgagaagaacaagaagaaaaagaagaagaagaagaaggatgAAGAGGACCTGTGGATCTCCGCTCAGCCCAAGCTGCTCTTGCTGGACAAGAGACCCTCCTTGCCCATCTAG